The following DNA comes from Stigmatella erecta.
GGAAGCAGCAGGCCGCCGCGTGCAGCAGCCCATACCGCCGCGCGGTCTCCAGCCGCGCCGGCCCGCGCAAGGCCTCGCTCCCGCCCTGCCGCAGCGCGCTCCAGTGGGGGAGCAGCCCGGGGGGAAGCTCCGCGGTGACGTCATCCACCCCGCGGGCGGTCAGGCCGAGCGACGCCGGGGCAAACGCCGGCACCGGCTCCTCCAGGCTGAAGCGCGTGCGCAGCAGGTCTCCGCTTCCCGCGTTGGCCGTGAACACCTGGGGCAGCTCCGCGGCCAGGGCATGCAGGCAGACAGGCTCGCTGCCATCGATGAGCCCCACGGCCGCATGGTCCCGCGCCATCTTCTGGAAAATCGCCGCGGGGCCTTCCCGCATGAAGGCGCGGGCGCCCAGCACCGTCGTGGCGGACCGGATCGCCTGCTCCACCAGCGCGGGCGCGATGGCCTTGGCCAGGGGCGACGAGAGGCTCGCCTGGCCGGGGGCCCCATGCAGCGCGCGCACCCCGGACAGCAGGAGGATCTCCGCGGCCAGGAGGCGCAGCCACGCCCCCACGAGCAACCGGCGCACGGCGGGCAGGCTCGCGGCGCTCGCCCGGTAGAGCTCGCGCTCCAGGGCGAACCGGGTGGCCACCCGCAAGGCCCTGTCGCCCGTGCCCAGCCCCAGCCCCGCCATGAGCGGGCGGGTGAGCTGGAAAATCTTGAGGGTCAGCTCCAGCCCCTGGCCCTCCTCGCCCACGGGGCTCGCCGCCGCGCGGGCAAACCGCAGGCCGCTCAGGTCCGAGGCGCGCAGCCCCACCGTGCGGACCTTGGGCAGCCGGACCACCGTGGGTTGATCCAGCTCCACCAGGAACCAGCTCAACGCGCGCGGCCCGGGGGCCGGACGGGTGCGCGCCAGCACGAAGGCGAACGCGGCATGGCTGGCCCGGCCAATCGGCCACTTCTCGCCCGTCACCTCCCAGCCCTCCGGCCTGGACAGGGCCAGCGTCTCGGTGGCCAGCAGGTCCGCGCCGTGGTTGGCCTCGGAGGCGGCGAAGCACGGCGCGGCGGTGCCCTGCAGGAGGGCCCGGGCCCGCTCCCGCTGGCCGGGGCTCCCCACCATCCAGGCGAGCCAGAGCCAGCACAGCATCCCCTGGCTCAACGCGACGGACGGATCCCTCCGCGCCAGGGTGAGCCCCACCGCGAGCGCCCCCTCGAAGGAGACGAACTGCCCCCCTTCCGAGGCGGGGACGAGCAGGTCCGGCACGCCGTGAGCGCGCAGGGCCGTCAGGGCCTCCGCGGGGAAGGCCTCGCCCTCATCCCGCGCGAGCGTGGCGTCCTGGCCGAGAGGACCCTCGCCAGAAACGGGGCCCAGCCGTTGCTCCAGCTGGGCGAGCGTTGCCGCGTAGAGGCCGTTCATGGTGCTGCCTGAGACAGCTCTTCCTCGGCGGCGGCCGGATTGAGCCTGCGCTCCATCCACTGGCGCCGGCATTCGCGGCGGCGCACCTTGCCGCTCGAGGTCCTG
Coding sequences within:
- a CDS encoding acyl-CoA dehydrogenase family protein, whose translation is MNGLYAATLAQLEQRLGPVSGEGPLGQDATLARDEGEAFPAEALTALRAHGVPDLLVPASEGGQFVSFEGALAVGLTLARRDPSVALSQGMLCWLWLAWMVGSPGQRERARALLQGTAAPCFAASEANHGADLLATETLALSRPEGWEVTGEKWPIGRASHAAFAFVLARTRPAPGPRALSWFLVELDQPTVVRLPKVRTVGLRASDLSGLRFARAAASPVGEEGQGLELTLKIFQLTRPLMAGLGLGTGDRALRVATRFALERELYRASAASLPAVRRLLVGAWLRLLAAEILLLSGVRALHGAPGQASLSSPLAKAIAPALVEQAIRSATTVLGARAFMREGPAAIFQKMARDHAAVGLIDGSEPVCLHALAAELPQVFTANAGSGDLLRTRFSLEEPVPAFAPASLGLTARGVDDVTAELPPGLLPHWSALRQGGSEALRGPARLETARRYGLLHAAACCFHFERFNPGLALCRAGVPALAGQFLMEPEALPETACREIFDLLAARVEGGHLLSVTDVSTGPASETALAG